The Macaca thibetana thibetana isolate TM-01 chromosome 19, ASM2454274v1, whole genome shotgun sequence genome has a segment encoding these proteins:
- the LOC126942359 gene encoding 40S ribosomal protein S18 codes for MSLVIPEKFQHILRVLNTNIDGRRKIAFAITAIKGVGRRYAHVVLRKADIDLTKRAGELTEDEVERVITIMQNPRQYKIPDWFLNRQKDVKDGKYSQVLANGLDNKLREDLERLKKIRAHRGLRHFWGLRVRGQHTKTTGRRGRTVGVSKKK; via the coding sequence ATGTCTCTAGTGATCCCTGAAAAGTTCCAGCATATTTTGCGAGTACTCAACACCAATATCGATGGGCGGCGGAAAATAGCCTTTGCCATCACTGCCATTAAGGGTGTGGGCCGAAGATATGCTCATGTGGTGTTGAGGAAAGCAGACATTGACCTCACCAAGAGGGCGGGAGAACTCACTGAGGATGAGGTGGAACGTGTGATCACCATTATGCAGAATCCACGCCAGTACAAGATCCCAGACTGGTTCTTGAACAGACAGAAGGATGTAAAGGATGGAAAATATAGCCAGGTCCTAGCCAATGGTCTGGACAACAAGCTCCGTGAAGACCTGGAGCGACTGAAGAAGATTCGGGCCCATAGAGGGCTGCGCCACTTCTGGGGCCTTCGTGTCCGAGGCCAGCACACCAAGACCACTGGCCGCCGTGGCCGCACCGTGGGTGTGTCCAAGAAGAAATAA